From the genome of Psychroserpens ponticola, one region includes:
- a CDS encoding GNAT family N-acetyltransferase produces MKKDYIFKSERLGFRNWNKNDLNEFAEINADLEVMEYFPNPLTTSETSEFIDRLQKHYDNKGYNYFATELLETGELIGFIGLAYQEYQTKFTPATDIGWRLKKSVWGNGYATEGAKKCLEFAFNTLNLEKIISVFTEKNIKSEQVMKKIGMKKIGTFKHPKLKKHPKFETCICYEIHRTDWQKIT; encoded by the coding sequence TTGAAAAAAGACTACATATTTAAATCTGAGAGACTCGGATTTCGCAATTGGAATAAAAATGACCTAAACGAATTTGCTGAAATAAATGCCGATTTAGAAGTTATGGAATACTTTCCAAATCCATTAACAACAAGCGAAACCTCAGAGTTCATTGACCGACTACAAAAACATTATGACAACAAAGGTTATAATTACTTTGCTACTGAACTTTTAGAAACTGGAGAATTAATTGGTTTTATTGGTTTAGCATATCAAGAATATCAAACAAAATTTACTCCTGCAACAGATATTGGCTGGCGATTAAAAAAGAGTGTATGGGGAAATGGATATGCAACTGAAGGTGCAAAAAAATGTCTAGAATTCGCCTTTAACACCCTAAATTTAGAAAAAATAATCTCAGTGTTTACAGAAAAAAACATCAAATCTGAACAGGTCATGAAAAAAATTGGCATGAAAAAAATTGGAACATTTAAGCATCCAAAACTAAAAAAACATCCAAAATTTGAAACATGTATTTGTTATGAAATACATAGAACTGATTGGCAAAAAATCACATAA
- a CDS encoding ATP-grasp domain-containing protein yields the protein MSTYDCVILTEQRYLNDSKTDAYKHNVYFEDRLVYHALEELGLRTLRLAWDDMFFDWSTTKLILFRTTWDYFDRFDEFSKWLETVSKQTTLLNSEAIIRWNIDKHYLLDLQKNDIHIAESHFIEQNAQVTLSQLHHILNWRDTVLKPCISGAARHTYKLNIENLEAHEKTFQELIKNEAMMLQPFQHNIVSKGEISMMVFNGQFTHAILKKAKTGDFRVQDDFGGSVQDYTPTDEEIKFAETCVKACIELPIYARVDIFEDNNEHIALSELELIEPELWFRHHPEAAKLLAKAIKDKLAHEN from the coding sequence ATGTCAACATACGATTGCGTCATTCTTACTGAACAACGATATCTTAACGATTCAAAAACGGATGCCTATAAACATAACGTTTATTTTGAAGATCGCTTGGTTTATCATGCCTTAGAAGAACTCGGACTTAGAACTTTGCGTCTCGCTTGGGACGATATGTTTTTTGATTGGTCGACTACAAAATTAATATTATTTAGAACAACTTGGGATTATTTTGATCGTTTTGATGAGTTTTCAAAATGGTTGGAAACTGTTTCTAAACAAACTACTTTATTAAACTCTGAAGCAATTATTCGTTGGAATATTGATAAGCATTACCTTTTAGATTTACAAAAAAATGATATTCATATTGCCGAAAGTCATTTCATAGAACAAAACGCTCAAGTTACTTTATCTCAACTTCATCATATTTTAAATTGGAGAGACACTGTTTTAAAACCATGCATTTCTGGAGCTGCTAGACATACCTATAAATTAAATATTGAAAACTTAGAAGCTCATGAAAAAACCTTTCAAGAGTTGATTAAAAATGAAGCCATGATGTTGCAACCGTTTCAGCATAATATCGTTAGTAAAGGAGAAATCTCTATGATGGTTTTTAACGGACAATTTACACACGCGATTCTTAAAAAAGCAAAAACTGGAGATTTTAGAGTGCAAGATGATTTTGGAGGTAGTGTGCAGGACTACACTCCTACTGATGAAGAAATTAAATTTGCTGAAACTTGTGTAAAAGCCTGTATTGAATTACCTATCTATGCTAGAGTTGATATCTTTGAAGATAATAATGAACATATTGCACTTTCAGAATTGGAACTTATAGAACCAGAATTATGGTTTAGACACCATCCTGAAGCAGCTAAACTGCTTGCCAAAGCTATTAAAGACAAATTAGCTCATGAAAATTAA